Genomic window (Pyrus communis chromosome 13, drPyrComm1.1, whole genome shotgun sequence):
TTTTCAtggggagaagaagaaggagccAAACAACAACCTCAACAGGAAACAACCAATCCGGCCGTTGATTGGATTGGGGGAGCTCCAATTCCATTTCAAGTCATTATCTCCACCGCCGCCGGCGTCATCAGCATTGTTCTTTCAACCCACAAGACCACCGCCGAAGAAGCAGCAGAAAATGGCGACGGAGAGAGGCAGCGATTTGTCGTCGTCGTCGTTGATGCTGACTTCTGGAGCGAGCGGCCGCATAAACGCCCTCCTCTCGCTGCGGTTGCTGCGGAGTCTGATGATGCTGATTAACGCCTTCTTCCTGCTCCTCCTGCTCCCATTTCGCGGCCGCAAGCGAGCGCCGTCGTCGTCTGCGGCGGCGGCTTCGCCGGTCTTGGCGGAGAAGTCGGCCAAGGACGAGAGGCAGCCTAGGGGGCCGGTGGTCCGGGTGCCAACAACGATTGTTCCCTGGAAGAGCAGCTCGTCGTTGCCGGTGGACATGGAGGTGGCGGCGAGGAGAGCGTTAGCGAAGCTAAGAGTTGTACAAGATGATGATGTGAATTCGGTCCGGCGATATTCGCTCTTTGCGACTGCGAGAGGTGAAACTCTCTTCACGCAAAGTTGGACTCCCGTTTCCGTTAACATCAGGTAAATCAAATGCCTCTGTATTATATTATCCCCTTGGATTGGACTGGATTGCATTGGATTGGATTAGATTGTTTATTTTGAATTACTGCAAAAAGGTGTGAATTTTTCATTACTTCTTGAAGAAAATGATGAGATTTCCGGCGGCAATCTAAATGCAGAAGAAATATGCTATCTGGGATTGaaagttttaatcttttttcttttcaatcttAATTAAGGTTGACTACACCTCGTTTTTCAAGGAGTAATCTATTATCGTCGGATTTTGGTGCTCGAAAAGTGGCATTGTTAATCTAGTTTAATGAATGAACAGTTTGGACATATGTGTTTATCTTCTTGATTACATCGTCGTCGTTTTGAAGTAGTTAGGTTCATGTTaaataatttcattactttgtcAGTTTGTGTTCACTAAGTATGCTAATAGTCATGCATATTCTAACATATGCTTGTACCATCAGTATCAACCTTCCATTAGAAACTGCGTATTACTTACGCATACCATACTGATAAGGACCGGTGCTCAAGGATTGCAATACCCGAGTAAAATTGGCAATCTTTTTGTGGTTGTTTGTTAGCCAAATATTGCTTTCATGAGGATCCTTCGCTTTCTTGAGGTCCCATCTCTAATCTCTTGTCCTTAGACCCACATGATAATTTCAATGATTGTGCAGTGCACCTGGATTTACGGAAAATGCACATCTTGTTCATTTTCCACTCCTCTGCTTACTGGCATAATAAGTTGTATCATATTGCTGAGACCATTTAGGGCATTGCCTATTTTTCGGAAATCTATTAAGAGTAGCTACAGATGGTGTAACCAGTTTTAAAATTGATAGTGTGTGGGAAAGTCAGGCAAATTTTCTTGTGGTCGGTTCCACAGTGGACTTTACACAAATTTCTGATGAATCATTTTAGCTAAGGTTCACCACTTAGAAACTCTTGTATGTGGGCTATTCTATTAAAATGTTGAATGATAATGCCATGAAACATCAGGGCAATTAAGCTGTTCTTGACGACAGATCCTCTAAGCAGTGCCTGGTTTTATCAGAAGTTTCTGTTAACTTACATAGTCCATACCCTGAACCCTATTCTTGTAACATGACATACTAATTGGTAGGAGAACATTTCCGTTGCTGCGAATATGTAAGTTGGAATAATTGCTAAAGAAGAGTAACCTTCTCCTATCATATATCTGACAAGTTATGTTATTAGACTGTTATATTATTTGGGTTTTATATTCAAACACGTATATACTTTATCCACAGTTTTGTTTGCAAAGTCATGGAGTCCAAGTTGTAAGTTTCTAATATGTACACTTTGCAGGGGCGTAGTCATTCTTATGCATGGTCTGAATGAACACAGGTTTGTCATTTCTACATAATTCTCACTTAAATGCTATTTCAGCTGATTATAAGGTTAAGGGCCTTGATATATCTATTAAGACATTTGTACAATTTCACCAGTGGAAGATACGACTACTTTGCAAAGCAACTGAATGCTAATGGATTTAAGGTTTACGGAATGGATTGGATTGGTAAGTCAACACCATTTTGACCCTTTACCATTGCATTTAAACTTCTAACTAGTCTAAATGGTTTCTGTTTTCGTTCTAAAAAATGATACCTAAAGTCTAAGCCAATTAATGACAGTTTCCTGTGTATGTCATTATCAATGTGTAGTTGTGTACTGACCTAATTTTAATGTTTGCGTGCACTCACTAGTTTCCTATCaacatttctttttgtttgtaattGTGCATATTGTTTATGCCACAAGCTTGTCTCATCTTGTGTCATAATGACCAAGTTTCTAGGCAAGCATTTTGGATGCTATACAACAGATTGAAATACGAGATTGATCTATATAATGCAACGCTTAAGAAAATGGCTGAAAGATTACTTTTATATTTGCTGTGGAAGGGGAAGAGCCTTAACTTTTTAGATAAGGGGGAAGATGTCtctcaaaaatttaaaatctcacACTTGTATTAGAggcattcttctttttttatttaattacggTTTGCATAGCCTAGAGATCACTCTCTTCAACAATGCATATATATTTGGATGTTGCGGGAATTGAGTAATTAGGACGCCCATTGGTGTGAAAAAGTAAACCTTTGAAGCTCCCTTTATAAGTAAGCTTGTATGTTTGGGTCTAACCTTGTATGTTTCTCATAAGTTACGCTTCTGATGCTTCTATCGAgtgaaaaatatttagaatggTTTAAGCTAAAGTTGAACTTAGTTACATCCCAACACAAGCATCCAGTCTAAAGTGTGCCACCGTGTATGGTGGGGTGTCCTTCCAGTTGTATTTATCAGAATTGGATTAAGATTAAAACTTTCTTGCGTTTGACTCGAAATTCATTTGGAAACCTTTGCAATTTCTAGGCTTCTAATTGGGACTGAATGTCATTAGTTCTATTTTCTCtgtactttgtttcttgtttAAGATGCTTTTGGATTGTTTTCTGGTGTGTAATGGCTATATGTTGTCGGGGGTTCAAGTCTTATTATGATTTGAAGGAAGAGTCtctgctttttttttgtttaacacagcaataaaaaaaatagtatctCGAGTTTTCTTTGTGTCAAAGGATAAGTCATAAATTGTGGACCTTGGGTTACTCCATCCCTGTTACTTGCACTAAATCTCTAAATCTTCTGATTTAGTAgttaattgtttatatatcTCATATAATTGTTCTCGTTGATTTATCTGTCTTAGGTCATGGTGGGAGTGATGGGCTTCATGCATATGTTCCTTCTCTCGATTATGCTGTTACTGATATGGTAAGTTTCAAGGCTAATTAACAATTGAATCCGGTTCTTAATTCACCTGAAAAACCTAGGAACTCTGCTTTGATTAAACGTTTACATATGTTCTTCgctcttttatttttatgcagAAATTATTTCTCGAAAAGGTTTTAGCTGAAAATCCTGGCCTACCGTGTTTCTGTTTTGGGCATTCCACAGGTGCAGCCATTGTCCTTAAGGTATGGGTTGTCGGAAGTCTTTATTTTCTTGGAATTGCATGAATGACTTTTTCGTAGTCACAGTTTTGTTGTCTTCTATCTATTCATTAGCTTCATTGGCCTGGAATTTAATCTGAGCTTACTCTATATCGCAAAAATGATTTTAGGTAATGCTTGACCCAAAATTTGAGTCCCGCATAGACGGTGTAGTGCTCACATCACCAGCAGTTGGGGTTCAGCCTGCGCATCCAATATTTGTGGTCAGAAAACCAGCTTTTGTTACAACTAATTTTTATGCACTCTTGAATATATTATATACTCAATTACAAGTTTTCGAATgcaccctaaaccctaaccccctACACGCTTTCCTCCGTTTATCATGCCAGGTAATTGCTCCATTGCTCTCATTTTTGCTGCCAAGATACCAAATCAGTGCAGCAAATAAAAAGGGCATGCCTGTCTCTCGTGACCCAGCGGCTCTAGTTGCCAAGTATTCGGACCCTCTAGTGTACACTGGATCCATCCGCGTAAGGACTGGTTATGAGATTCTCCGAATCACATCCTACTTGCAGCAGAACCTAACCAAATTGAGGGTCCCCTTCTTTGTTCTCCACGGCACAGCTGATACTGTTACTGACCCTGAGGCCTCCCAGAAACTGTACGATGAAGGCTCCTCAACTGACAAAACCATCAAACTGTTTGACGGGTTGTTACATGACCTTCTCTTTGAGCCAGAGCGAGAAGCCATTACGAAGGGCATCATTGAGTGGTTGAATCGTAGAATATGAAGCAGCTAGGCAGTGCAACAGTGGGAGATAAAGATTGATAAGTCATGggacaaaaagaaaatggatCGTTCGATACGA
Coding sequences:
- the LOC137713094 gene encoding uncharacterized protein, with product MICLGKAGIIDSRILFFHGEKKKEPNNNLNRKQPIRPLIGLGELQFHFKSLSPPPPASSALFFQPTRPPPKKQQKMATERGSDLSSSSLMLTSGASGRINALLSLRLLRSLMMLINAFFLLLLLPFRGRKRAPSSSAAAASPVLAEKSAKDERQPRGPVVRVPTTIVPWKSSSSLPVDMEVAARRALAKLRVVQDDDVNSVRRYSLFATARGETLFTQSWTPVSVNIRGVVILMHGLNEHSGRYDYFAKQLNANGFKVYGMDWIGHGGSDGLHAYVPSLDYAVTDMKLFLEKVLAENPGLPCFCFGHSTGAAIVLKVMLDPKFESRIDGVVLTSPAVGVQPAHPIFVVIAPLLSFLLPRYQISAANKKGMPVSRDPAALVAKYSDPLVYTGSIRVRTGYEILRITSYLQQNLTKLRVPFFVLHGTADTVTDPEASQKLYDEGSSTDKTIKLFDGLLHDLLFEPEREAITKGIIEWLNRRI